CGCTCGGCGGCACCAGCCAGCCCCTGACCTACGTCAAGGGTCAGCCCCCGGCGCACCTGAAGAACGTCTGCGCCTTCCCGATGCAGATCCAGAACGGAAAGTGGACCGCGCCGTTCGGCAACAAGCCCAGCTGCCTGTAGCTCCCGCCCGGAGAGGACACCCGCGTGACCCTGAAGAACACGGCCTGGTACCTGCGTTCCCGGCCGACCGGTGAAGTCGACGCCAGCCACTTCGACGTCCGCACGGAGGAGGTGCCTGATCCGGGTCCTGGCCAGGTCCTGGTCCGGAACATCTACCTGATGATCCCGGCCTCGATGCGGATCTGGATGAACGAGCGGGACACCTACCTCCCGGCCGTCCCGCTCGGCACCGTGATGCGCGGGATCACCACGAGCATCGTGGAGAAGTCGAACGACGAGCGGCTGCCGGTCGGCACGTACGTCAACGGCATGTGCGGCTGGCAGGAGTACGCGGTGGCGGCCGTCGAGGAGCTGATGCCCCTGACGCACAAGCACCCCGACATCCCGCTGTCGAACTACCGGCACGTCCTGGACTTCCAGGGCCTGACCGCCTACTGCGGCCTGACCGACGTCGGCAAGCCGCAGGCGGGGGAGACCCTCGTCGTCACCGCCGCGGCCGGCAGCGTCGGCTCGCTGGTCTGCCAGATCGGCAAGAAGCTCGGCCTGCGCGTCATCGGCATCGCCGGCGGCCCGGAGAAGTGCCAGTGGCTGCGCGACGTGTGCAAGGTCGACGGCGCGATCGACTACAAGTCCGACGATGTCGGCGCGAAGCTCGACGAGCTGTGCCCGAACGGGATCGACATCGTCTTCGAGAACGTCGGCGGTCCGGTCCTGGACCTCATGCTCGACCGCATCAACCTGCGGGCGCGCATCGTCCTGTGCGGCTTCGTCTCGACCTACTTCGGCGGTGAGCAGACCGCCGGCCGCGGGCTGATGAACCTGGTCAACCAGCGCGGCACGATGCAGGGCTTCATCGTCCTGGACTACCTCCCGCACTACGCCGAGGTCATGGGGATCCTGACGCCCTGGGTGCTGGACGGCAGCCTCGTCCACCCCGAGGAGATCCTCGACGGCCTCGAGAACGCACCGGTGGCGATGAACCGGCTGTCCCGGGGCGAGAACCACGGCATGCAACTCATCCGCATCTCACCGGAAGCCTGACACCACATGGGAACCGCCGACCCCGCCCACACCCAGATCGTCGAGGACTGGTACCGCGCGCTGCAGACCCTGGACCTGGAAGGGTTCCTGAAGCTGCACGCGTCCGACTGCATGTACAACATCAGCGGCCACAGCCCGATCTCCGGTCGTTGCGACTTCCAGCAACTGCAGGAGGAGGTTCTCCCGCAGGTCTTCGGCCGGCTCGACCTCAACCAGTTCCGCTTCACGAACTGGAAGATCATGTGCCAGGACGACCAGCGCGTCGTCGGGATCATGGACGCCGACGGTCCCGGCACCAACGGCGAGCGCTACGACCAGCGCTACGTGCACATCTTCGAGGTCCGCGACGGTCTGATCCGTCAGGTGTGGGAGTTCTTCGACACCAAGCTCGCCGAGCAGGTCCTCTTCTACGACCCGGAGAACAGCCCGACCAACGGCCGCCTGGCCCCGTTCGAGTACTGAGGAGATCCGGACATGTCGCGCATCCCCCTGGCCACGACCGACCAGATGCCCCCCGAGATCGCCGGACTCGTGGCGGCCGTCGAGGAGCAGACCGGTGACTCGACGGCGCTGCGTGCGCTCGCGCACCGGCCCGACATCCTCGGTCCGTTCGCGCAGTTCTACTGGAACCTGCAGACGACCGGTCAGCTCGACCGCAAGCTGATCGAGCTGTTCCGGCTCTCGATCGCGCAGATCAACCAGTGCCGCAACTGCCTGGCCGGCCGCTACCAGGACTCGATCGACGAGGGTCTGACCGAGGAGCTGGTCGCTGCCCTCCCGGACGCCGAGAACTCGCCGCTGTTCACCGAGCGGGAGAAGGCCGCGATCTCCTACGCGCAGAAGATGGCGACCGACCACTACTCGGTCGGGGACGCCGACTTCGCCCGCCTCTACGAGCACTTCAGCGTCGAGGAGGTCGTCGAGCTCTGCGTCGACGTCGCCCAGTTCATCGGGGTGGGCCGCATGTTCGCGGTCATCGACGCCATGAACGTCGCGTGCGAGATCCCGGGGGCGCAGAAGGTCGCCGCCGCCACGAGCTGATGGCGGGCCTCCGGACGGTGCACTCGACGGTCTGCCAGGTCTGCCACAACTGCTGCCCGATCGAGGTGGCGGTCGAGGCCGGACGGGCCGTCGAGATCACCGGGAACAAGAACAACCGTCACTACGCCGGCTTCAGCTGCGGCAAGGGGCGCCGTCAGCTGGCCTACCACTACTCGCCGGACCGCCTCCTGCACTCGCAGAAGCGGTTGCCGAGCGGGGAGTTCGTGCCGATCTCCTCGGCCCAGGTCATGGACGAGATCGCGGAGCGTCTGCAGGGCCTCCTCGCCGAGCACGGCCCGCGGGCCGTGGCGCTGTACTTCGGCACCCAGGCGTTCCAGACCGCCGGCTCGTCGATGCCGGTCATCAAGGGGTTCCTGAACGCCATCGGCACCCCGATGGTGTTCGACTCGGTGACCATCGACCAGCCCGGGAAGATGGTCGCCCGCGCGCTGCACGGGAGCTGGCTCGCGCCGGCCCACACGGCGGACGAGGCCGAGGTCCTGCTGCTGTTCGGGGCCAACCCGCTGGTCAGCATGCTCGGGCTGCCCTCGGGCAACCCGGGCACCTGGCTGAACCGGCGGCTGGAGGAGGGCGCGCGCCTGATCGTCGTCGACCCGCGCCGGACCGAGACCGCCCGGCGGGCCGAGCTGTTCCTGCAGGTCCGGCCCGGCCACGACGTCGCGATCCTCGCCGCGATGCTGCGGGTCATCCTCGCCGAGGATCTGGGGGACCGTCAGTTCATGGCGTCCTGGGTCGACGGCATCGACCGGCTGCGTTCGGCCGTCGCGCCGTTCACGCCCGAGGCGGTCGCCCGGAACGCGGGCATCGACGCGGACGACCTCGTCCGCGCCGCGCGGATGTACGGCAGCGCCCGCTCCGGATTCGTGGACGCCGGGACCGGGCCGAACATGGCCCAGTCGGGGTCGACGCTGGAGTACCTCATCGCGGTGTTGCGCTCGGTCTGCGGTCACGTGCGCCGCGCGGGCGAGGCGGTCCCGGACCCGCTGACGCTCTACCCGGCGCTGCCGGCGATCGCGCAGCCGATGCCGCCGGCCCCGGCCACCGGGTTCGGGGAGCAGTTGCGCGTCCGCAACCTGACCAGTTGCCCGGCCGGTCTGCCGGTCTCGGCGCTGGCCGACGAGATCCTCCTCGAAGGGGAGGGGCAGGTCCGCGCGCTGTTCAGCGTCGGTGGCAACCCCGTCGTCGCGTGGCCCGACCAGGTCCGTACGACGGCGGCGATGAAGGCGCTGGACCTGCTCGTCACGGTCGACCCGTTCCTGTCGAACACCGCACAGTTCGCGGACTACGTCATCGCGCCGCGGATGCCGCTCGAGGTCCCGCACGTCACGCAGATCCTCGACTTCCTCCAGGTGCTCGGCATCGGCCCCGGCGCCCCGTACGCCCAGTACGGCCCGGCGGTGCTCGACGTGCCCGAGGGCAGTGACCTGCTGAGCGAGTGGGAGTTCTTCTACGGCCTCGCGCAGCGGCTGAACCTGTCGATCGAGGTCCCGCACCCGTTCGGCATGGTCGACCCGGTCGCGCTCGACATGAGCAAGCCGCCGACGGAGGAGGAGCTGCTCGACATCGTCTGCGCCGGCTCCCGGATCCCGCTCGACACCGTCCGGCAGTACCGCGACGGGCTCGAGGGCGAGGCTGCGGCGGAGCCCCGCGTCGTCGTCGCCCCCGCCGACCCGGCGTGCACGGCGAAGCTCGACGCGGCGAACCCGGAGATGATGGCCGACCTCGAGGCGATCGCGGGTTCGCTCGGCTCCCACGGCACGAGTGACGACTCGTTCGTCCTCGTCGGCCGCCGGGAGACGCACGCGGCGAACTCGTCCTACAACGCGAAGGCCGCGCGCGGGATCCGCCGGTACAACCCGGTGTACCTGAACCCGGCCGACGCCGAGCGCCTCGGCGTGCGCGACGACGACCTCGTGCGGATCGCCTCCGCGCGGGCGGCGGTCGTCGCGGTCGTCAGCGTCGACGACTCGATGCGGCCGGGGGTCGTGGCGTTGAGCCACGCGTACGGCCCGGCCGAGGCGGACGTCGACGACCCGTGGGGCGCGGGGGCCAGCACCGCCCGGCTCGCGGACGTCGAGGACGACTACGACCGCTACTCCGGCCAGCCCCGGATGAGCGGGATCCCGGTGGTCCTGTCACCCGTGCGCCAACCCGCTCCGGTCGGAGGGTGATGGACGTCCGCGAGGCGCTCTACACCACCCGGGCGATGCGACGGCTGGCACCGGACCCGGTGCCGGACGAGGTGCTGATGCGCATCCTCGACGCCGCGATCCGGGCACCGTCGGCCGGCAACGCGCACGCGTTCCGGTTCCTCGTCGTGCGCGACGCGGACACGAAGAAGGCGCTGCAGGTCCTCTACCGGGAGGCGCTCGACGAGCTGTACCGCACGCGTTACGCGCGGGCCGCCGACGCGGTCCGCGCGGGCACGGCGGATCCGTCGCAGCAGCGGGTGACGGCGTCGGCGAACCACCTCGCGGATTCCCTGCACACCGCGCCGGTCCTGCTGTTCGCCTACGGACTGAGCAACGGTGCGTCGTCGGTGTTCCCGGCGGTCTGGAGCGCGTGCCTGGCCGCGCGGGCCGAAGGGCTCGGCAGCACGGTCACCACGTTGCTGAAGGCGCGTCGGGCCGAGGTGGACGCTCTCCTCGGCCGGCCGCCGGACAGCGAGTACGAGATGTTCGCGATGATCCCCATCGGCCGCCCGCTGGGCCGTTGGGGCGTGGCGCAACGACGCCCGCTGCACGAGATGGTCTACACCGAACGCTGGGCCTGCCCGCCCGACTGGAACTGCGACCGGCCGCTCTGGCCGGAACCTGAAGGAGCACCATGAGCACGGACACCGAGTTCCGACCCCGGACCATCCTGGTCACCGGTGCGAGTGGCGTCTTCGGCCGCGAGATCACCGAACACCTGGTCCGCCGTGGGCACCGGGTGGTCGGGCTCTCCCGCCGGCCACCGGAGTCCATCCACCCCGGCACGACCTTCATCCCCGCGGACATCCGCGACGTCGACGCCGTCACCCGCGCGATGGAGGGCTGCGACGTCGTCGCGCACTGCGCGTGGGCGATGGACGCGCACTTCGGTGACCCCGCCGAGCGCGCGATCAACATCGACGGCACGGCCAACGTGCTGACCGCGATGGAGCGGACCGGCGCGAGCCGGATCGTGTTCGCGAGCTCGTCGACGGCGTACGGCCCCCGGCCGCACGACCGCAGCAAGCTCAAGGAGTCGGTCGCGCTCGCGCCGCACCCCGAGGCGGCGTACGCGGTCCACAAGGCCGAGGTCGAGGCGATGCTCGCGGCGGCGCCGGTCGACGCGATCAGCATCCGCGCCGGCATCGTGCTCGGGCGCCGGATCGACAACCGCGTCCGGAATCTGATGGCGGGTCCGGCGCTCGCGGTCGTCAAGGGGCAGCCGAGCCTGTGGCAGGTCGTCCACGCCGACGACGTCGGCCGCTTCTTCACCCTCGCCTGCGAGCGCGGCCCCGCCGGGCCGGTCAACCTCGCGAGCGAGGAGATCCTCGACGTCGAGCAGGTCGGCCGCGCGTTCGGCAAGCGCGTCGTGGCGGTGCGTCAGGACTGGTTGGAGAAGGGCATCGACACCCTGTACCGGCGCAAGCTGATGCCGGTGAACCGCGGCGACTTCGAGTTCGTGCTGTTCCAGCCGCTGCTGGACACGACGAAGCTCAAGGAGGAGTTCGGCTTCGAGTGCGCGTGGTCGGGCCCGGACACCCTCGAGGACACGCGCCTCTCGCTCACCGGTGTGATGGGCATCGGCGACAAGGCCGTCGACGTCCCGTGGCGGCGCGCGTTCCGTCCCGGCCGCGTCCCCGTCGACACCCCGGCGCTCGACGGCGTGAAGCTCGAGCTCGGTGGCAAGCCCGACCAGGTCGGCGAGTTCGACAGCCCCGTCGACCCGCGGTTCACGTGCTTCATCGCGACGAACTTCTCCGAGGCGCTGCCGGGCCCGGCGACGCCGCTGTCGCTGACCGCGGTCGCGCCGGCGTTCGCGCAGGCCGGCGTCGCGGTCGTCGACTTCCTCGGGATGACCGGCGTCGCGAAGAACGAGGCCTACGCCCGGATGTTCTCGATCCAGGGCCACCGCGTCTACATGAACGTCGCGACCGGCGCGGCCGTCGGCGAGCTCTCGCCGGGCTGGGACGCGGACTCGTTCGCGGCGCAGTACCTCGGCCGCCACATCCAGGACCTGCCCGCGCTCGACTTCTCCGACCTGCCCATGGACAAGCCCGAGGGCATTCAGGGCCAGATCAAGGTCGCGGGCGGCATGGGTGTCCGGCTGACCGGTGTGCTCGCCGGCTACCGCCGCGACATCGACACGATGCTGGCCGAGGTGAAGCGTTTCTCCCGTCTCGTCGGTGACCCGGCCGACCGCACGGACGCGCAGCTGGAGTCGCTGTTCAGCCTCGGCTACGACCTGCAGTGCCACGGCTGGCGCCTGGCCGGCCTCGGCGCCGTCCTCGCCGGTGCGGCGACGAACACCGCGGAGCAGCTCGCGGGCTCGAAGGGCGTCGTCAGCTCCGTCGGCGAGGGCCTGACCAGCGCCGAGGGTCTGGGCGGCGTCCGTCGTCTCGCGCGCCTGGCCGCGGCCGACCCGGCGGTGCTGGAGGTGCTCACCT
This sequence is a window from Sporichthya brevicatena. Protein-coding genes within it:
- a CDS encoding NAD-dependent epimerase/dehydratase family protein; the encoded protein is MSTDTEFRPRTILVTGASGVFGREITEHLVRRGHRVVGLSRRPPESIHPGTTFIPADIRDVDAVTRAMEGCDVVAHCAWAMDAHFGDPAERAINIDGTANVLTAMERTGASRIVFASSSTAYGPRPHDRSKLKESVALAPHPEAAYAVHKAEVEAMLAAAPVDAISIRAGIVLGRRIDNRVRNLMAGPALAVVKGQPSLWQVVHADDVGRFFTLACERGPAGPVNLASEEILDVEQVGRAFGKRVVAVRQDWLEKGIDTLYRRKLMPVNRGDFEFVLFQPLLDTTKLKEEFGFECAWSGPDTLEDTRLSLTGVMGIGDKAVDVPWRRAFRPGRVPVDTPALDGVKLELGGKPDQVGEFDSPVDPRFTCFIATNFSEALPGPATPLSLTAVAPAFAQAGVAVVDFLGMTGVAKNEAYARMFSIQGHRVYMNVATGAAVGELSPGWDADSFAAQYLGRHIQDLPALDFSDLPMDKPEGIQGQIKVAGGMGVRLTGVLAGYRRDIDTMLAEVKRFSRLVGDPADRTDAQLESLFSLGYDLQCHGWRLAGLGAVLAGAATNTAEQLAGSKGVVSSVGEGLTSAEGLGGVRRLARLAAADPAVLEVLTSGGTGLYQRVQEVSPRFANAVKEALSSFGHRGPAECELASRVFADDPDLVLRTVGKAATAPERSSGAEHAEPLVPRRARPAVKLARWATGERERDRDALVRVIHLMRSIAREQGRRLTSAGVLNSSADVFYLTFDELFAPGADAKETVARRRAERERLASIRLPIAFVAPWEPEPATTALGVGDQLSGVAAAPGKARGVVRVVTPETAHLVEPGEVMVTAVTDVGYTPLFGHAAAVVTDIGGLLSHAAVVAREFGIPAVCDTATATARLVDGMEVEVDGTAGTVTVLATP
- a CDS encoding nitroreductase family protein; translated protein: MDVREALYTTRAMRRLAPDPVPDEVLMRILDAAIRAPSAGNAHAFRFLVVRDADTKKALQVLYREALDELYRTRYARAADAVRAGTADPSQQRVTASANHLADSLHTAPVLLFAYGLSNGASSVFPAVWSACLAARAEGLGSTVTTLLKARRAEVDALLGRPPDSEYEMFAMIPIGRPLGRWGVAQRRPLHEMVYTERWACPPDWNCDRPLWPEPEGAP
- a CDS encoding carboxymuconolactone decarboxylase family protein — encoded protein: MSRIPLATTDQMPPEIAGLVAAVEEQTGDSTALRALAHRPDILGPFAQFYWNLQTTGQLDRKLIELFRLSIAQINQCRNCLAGRYQDSIDEGLTEELVAALPDAENSPLFTEREKAAISYAQKMATDHYSVGDADFARLYEHFSVEEVVELCVDVAQFIGVGRMFAVIDAMNVACEIPGAQKVAAATS
- a CDS encoding molybdopterin-containing oxidoreductase family protein is translated as MRDPGGAEGRRRHELMAGLRTVHSTVCQVCHNCCPIEVAVEAGRAVEITGNKNNRHYAGFSCGKGRRQLAYHYSPDRLLHSQKRLPSGEFVPISSAQVMDEIAERLQGLLAEHGPRAVALYFGTQAFQTAGSSMPVIKGFLNAIGTPMVFDSVTIDQPGKMVARALHGSWLAPAHTADEAEVLLLFGANPLVSMLGLPSGNPGTWLNRRLEEGARLIVVDPRRTETARRAELFLQVRPGHDVAILAAMLRVILAEDLGDRQFMASWVDGIDRLRSAVAPFTPEAVARNAGIDADDLVRAARMYGSARSGFVDAGTGPNMAQSGSTLEYLIAVLRSVCGHVRRAGEAVPDPLTLYPALPAIAQPMPPAPATGFGEQLRVRNLTSCPAGLPVSALADEILLEGEGQVRALFSVGGNPVVAWPDQVRTTAAMKALDLLVTVDPFLSNTAQFADYVIAPRMPLEVPHVTQILDFLQVLGIGPGAPYAQYGPAVLDVPEGSDLLSEWEFFYGLAQRLNLSIEVPHPFGMVDPVALDMSKPPTEEELLDIVCAGSRIPLDTVRQYRDGLEGEAAAEPRVVVAPADPACTAKLDAANPEMMADLEAIAGSLGSHGTSDDSFVLVGRRETHAANSSYNAKAARGIRRYNPVYLNPADAERLGVRDDDLVRIASARAAVVAVVSVDDSMRPGVVALSHAYGPAEADVDDPWGAGASTARLADVEDDYDRYSGQPRMSGIPVVLSPVRQPAPVGG
- a CDS encoding nuclear transport factor 2 family protein, whose translation is MGTADPAHTQIVEDWYRALQTLDLEGFLKLHASDCMYNISGHSPISGRCDFQQLQEEVLPQVFGRLDLNQFRFTNWKIMCQDDQRVVGIMDADGPGTNGERYDQRYVHIFEVRDGLIRQVWEFFDTKLAEQVLFYDPENSPTNGRLAPFEY
- a CDS encoding NADP-dependent oxidoreductase translates to MTLKNTAWYLRSRPTGEVDASHFDVRTEEVPDPGPGQVLVRNIYLMIPASMRIWMNERDTYLPAVPLGTVMRGITTSIVEKSNDERLPVGTYVNGMCGWQEYAVAAVEELMPLTHKHPDIPLSNYRHVLDFQGLTAYCGLTDVGKPQAGETLVVTAAAGSVGSLVCQIGKKLGLRVIGIAGGPEKCQWLRDVCKVDGAIDYKSDDVGAKLDELCPNGIDIVFENVGGPVLDLMLDRINLRARIVLCGFVSTYFGGEQTAGRGLMNLVNQRGTMQGFIVLDYLPHYAEVMGILTPWVLDGSLVHPEEILDGLENAPVAMNRLSRGENHGMQLIRISPEA